In Streptomyces sp. P3, one DNA window encodes the following:
- a CDS encoding helix-turn-helix domain-containing protein, translating into MAGRDDDDLRSGAPDDAGPAWAQTLLDHVRPTGRDVPRLVEWLSGTVEASVSLRDGDGVLVAGRHTPVDETLAAGITHGRLASAAWEGEGRHVRLIRVELPEPAAFGVLAVSRTTPFDRRASDIVAHTVGVLELLLRARETAATGHRLARATAALRLAILQLLMVEDVVAARRVAAGLWPRLLDTDTACVYVLESTPEERDGLAAACLAATHEETLVVRCPAMDGHVIVVVPDDAAGSELRALCGGRPGAFLGASVRQSLARTATAYGQAVSALAVARFRPDRTAAYAERTRPERLMDPDGLRTWTTRLLRPLDTLPHHTRAELLATTRLGLEFTAVNAAKVLGVSRNTVRARMERVENLLRADLSDLTVRAIVHLALHHQFGIAEDPAGAPAGPVQLGELLTGPALRTWALELLARLDTDGRDLRGTLRAWIAAGGNAERAAHLLGVHAQTVREHVRSAEPVLERQLLAAGSDLYEVVLAHVAAGDLDQPDLYGSGHPAESGHPDSPVHR; encoded by the coding sequence ATGGCCGGCCGGGACGACGACGACCTCCGCTCCGGCGCGCCGGACGACGCCGGACCGGCGTGGGCGCAAACCCTCCTCGACCATGTGCGCCCCACCGGACGCGATGTCCCGAGGCTCGTCGAGTGGCTGTCGGGGACCGTCGAGGCCTCCGTCTCCCTGCGTGACGGCGACGGCGTCCTGGTCGCGGGACGGCACACCCCCGTCGACGAGACCCTGGCGGCCGGCATCACGCACGGCCGCCTCGCCTCCGCCGCCTGGGAGGGCGAGGGCCGTCACGTGCGCCTGATCCGGGTCGAACTCCCGGAGCCCGCCGCGTTCGGAGTGCTCGCGGTGAGCCGGACGACTCCCTTCGACCGGCGCGCCTCCGACATCGTCGCGCACACCGTCGGCGTCCTCGAACTCCTGTTGCGGGCGCGGGAGACCGCGGCCACCGGACACCGTCTGGCCCGCGCCACCGCCGCCCTCCGGCTGGCCATCCTGCAACTGCTCATGGTCGAGGACGTCGTCGCCGCCCGCCGGGTCGCCGCCGGTCTGTGGCCCCGCCTCCTCGACACCGACACCGCCTGCGTGTACGTCCTCGAGAGCACCCCCGAAGAGCGCGACGGCCTGGCCGCGGCCTGTCTCGCGGCGACCCACGAGGAAACCCTCGTCGTACGCTGCCCCGCCATGGACGGGCATGTGATCGTCGTCGTCCCGGACGACGCCGCCGGGTCCGAGCTGCGCGCGCTGTGCGGCGGCCGCCCCGGGGCGTTCCTCGGCGCCAGCGTCCGGCAGAGCCTCGCCCGTACCGCCACCGCCTACGGACAGGCCGTCAGCGCCCTGGCCGTGGCCCGCTTCCGGCCCGACAGGACGGCCGCCTACGCCGAGCGCACCCGCCCAGAGCGCCTGATGGACCCCGACGGGCTGCGCACCTGGACGACCCGCCTGCTGCGCCCCCTGGACACCCTGCCGCACCACACCCGCGCGGAACTCCTCGCCACCACCCGGCTGGGCCTGGAATTCACGGCCGTCAACGCGGCCAAGGTGCTCGGTGTCAGCCGCAACACGGTCCGCGCCCGCATGGAGCGCGTCGAGAACCTGCTGCGCGCCGACCTCTCCGACCTCACCGTCCGGGCCATCGTCCACCTCGCCCTGCACCACCAGTTCGGCATCGCCGAGGACCCCGCGGGCGCTCCGGCGGGCCCGGTGCAGCTCGGCGAACTGCTCACCGGGCCCGCGCTGCGCACCTGGGCGCTGGAGCTGCTGGCCCGCCTCGACACCGACGGCCGCGACCTGCGCGGCACCCTGCGGGCCTGGATCGCGGCCGGCGGCAACGCCGAGCGGGCCGCCCATCTGCTGGGTGTCCACGCGCAGACCGTCCGCGAGCACGTCCGCAGCGCCGAACCCGTCCTCGAACGCCAGCTGCTCGCCGCGGGCAGCGACCTCTACGAGGTCGTCCTCGCCCATGTCGCGGCAGGCGACCTCGACCAGCCCGACCTGTACGGAAGCGGCCACCCGGCGGAATCGGGCCATCCGGACTCACCTGTGCACAGGTGA